The following are encoded in a window of Lagenorhynchus albirostris chromosome 3, mLagAlb1.1, whole genome shotgun sequence genomic DNA:
- the LOC132518401 gene encoding protocadherin beta-18-like, translated as MEPGERSPQQIRQALLFFVFLGGSLVCSETWRYSVAEELEIGSFIGNVVKDIGLGVEDLAARGARVIFDDYKPYLQLDRQTGNLILNEKLDREALCDLTEPCILNFQILLENPLQFFRAELRVKDINDHTPTFLDKHILLKISESTTPGTSFQMDSAQDLDVGKNAVQNYTLSPNPHFHLKLQDSEEGRKYAELLLDQPLDREKEPELRLTLTALDGGSPPRSATALVRVLVSDINDNAPEFERSVYEVLVPENSPLDSLVVKVSATDLDAGLNGELSYSFSHVSRDIRKTFEIHPISGEVRLKALLDFELIKSYTINIQAIDGGSLSGKSAILVSVVDVNDNPPEIVITSLTSPIPENSSPDMVVAVFSLRDQDSGDNGRMVCSIQDNLPFLLKPTFKNFYTLVTESPLDREKRAEYNITITVTDMGTPRLKTEHNITVLVSDVNDNAPAFTQTSYTLSVRENNSPALHIGSVRATDRDAGANAQVTYSLLPPLDAHVPLASLVSINPDNGHLFALRSLDYEALRAFEFRVGAADRGSPALSSQALVRVLVADDNDNAPFVLYPLQNASAPCTELVPRAAEAGYLVTKVVAVDGDSGQNAWLSYQLLKATEPGLFGVWAHNGEVRTARLLSERDAAKHRLLVLVKDNGEPPLSASVTLHVLLVDGFSQPYLPAPEAEAADAAPAAPLTVYLVVALASVSSLFVFSVLLFVAVRLCRRVGGASVGRCSVPEGHFPGHLVDVSGTGTLSQSYQYEVCLKGGSGTSEFNFLKSVASNHQESVNDVEENSNFINGFGFN; from the coding sequence ATGGAGCCGGGAGAAAGAAGCCCTCAGCAGATAAGGCAAGcgctgcttttctttgttttcctgggAGGGTCTTTGGTGTGTTCAGAGACCTGGCGCTATTCTGTGGCAGAGGAACTGGAGATCGGCTCTTTTATAGGCAACGTGGTGAAAGACATAGGTTTGGGCGTGGAAGACCTGGCTGCGCGGGGGGCCAGAGTCATCTTTGATGACTATAAACCATACTTGCAATTGGATCGGCAGACTGGCAACTTGATCTTAAATGAGAAACTGGACCGGGAGGCGCTTTGCGATCTCACCGAGCCATGCATATTAAATTTCCAGATATTATTAGAAAATCCTTTGCAATTTTTTCGAGCTGAGCTTAGGGTCAAAGACATAAATGATCACACTCCCACGTTTCTAGACAAACATATACTTCTGAAAATCTCAGAAAGTACTACTCCAGGAACCTCATTCCAAATGGATAGCGCTCAGGACTTGGATGTAGGAAAGAATGCTGTTCAAAACTACACATTAAGCCCCAATCCTCATTTCCACCTTAAACTGCAAGACAGTGAGGAGGGTAGAAAATACGCAGAGCTGTTGCTGGACCAACCTCTGGATCGAGAAAAGGAGCCTGAACTTAGATTAACACTAACAGCCCTGGATGGTGGGTCTCCGCCCAGGTCTGCAACTGCACTGGTGCGTGTGTTGGTCTCAGATATCAATGACAATGCCCCAGAGTTTGAGAGGTCTGTCTATGAGGTTTTGGTACCAGAAAACAGCCCTCTGGACTCCTTGGTAGTCAAGGTGTCTGCTACAGATTTAGATGCAGGACTAAATGGAGAACTATCTTATTCATTTTCCCACGTCTCCAGAGACATACGGAAAACATTTGAAATCCATCCCATTTCTGGCGAAGTCCGTTTAAAAGCACTTCTGGATTTCGAGTTAATTAAGTCTTATACAATAAATATTCAGGCCATTGACGGTGGGAGCCTTTCAGGAAAATCAGCAATTTTAGTTAGTGTTGTAGATGTGAATGACAACCCACCAGAAATAGTCATAACATCTCTTACCAGCCCCATACCGGAAAATTCGTCACCTGACATGGTAGTCGCTGTTTTTAGCCTACGAGACCAAGACTCTGGGGACAACGGGAGGATGGTTTGCTCAATTCAGGACAATCTCCCCTTTCTCTTGAAGCCTACCTTCAAAAATTTCTACACCCTGGTAACAGAGAGCCCTCTGGACAGAGAGAAAAGAGCCGAGTACAACATCACCATCACCGTCACTGACATGGGAACCCCCAGGCTGAAAACCGAGCACAACATAACCGTGCTGGTGTCCGACGTCAACGACAACGCCCCCGCCTTCACCCAGACCTCCTACACCCTGTCCGTCCGCGAGAACAACAGCCCCGCCCTGCACATCGGCAGCGTCCGCGCCACAGACAGAGACGCGGGCGCCAACGCCCAGGTCACCTACTCGCTGCTGCCGCCCCTCGACGCGCACGTGCCCCTGGCCTCCCTGGTGTCCATCAACCCGGACAACGGCCACCTGTTCGCCCTGAGGTCCCTGGACTACGAGGCCCTGCGGGCGTTCGAGTTCCGCGTGGGCGCCGCCGACCGCGGCTCGCCCGCGCTCAGCAGCCAGGCGCTGGTGCGCGTGCTCGTGGCGGACGACAACGACAACGCGCCCTTCGTGCTGTACCCGCTGCAGAACGCCTCGGCGCCCTGCACCGAGCTGGTGCCCAGGGCGGCCGAGGCGGGCTACCTGGTGACCAAGGTGGTGGCGGTGGACGGCGACTCGGGCCAGAACGCCTGGCTGTCGTACCAGCTGCTCAAGGCCACGGAGCCCGGGCTGTTCGGCGTGTGGGCGCACAACGGCGAGGTGCGCACGGCCCGGCTGCTGAGCGAGCGCGACGCGGCCAAGCACAGGCTGCTGGTGCTGGTCAAGGACAACGGCGAGCCGCCGCTCTCGGCCAGCGTCACGCTGCACGTGCTGCTGGTGGACGGCTTCTCGCAGCCCTACCTGCCGGCTCCGGAAGCGGAAGCGGCGGACGCGGCCCCGGCCGCCCCGCTCACCGTCTACCTGGTGGTGGCCTTGGCGTCGGTGTCGTCGCTCTTCGTCTTCTCGGTGCTGCTGTTCGTCGCGGTGCGGCTGTGCAGGAGGGTGGGGGGGGCCTCGGTGGGTCGCTGCTCGGTGCCCGAGGGCCACTTTCCGGGCCACCTGGTGGACGTCAGCGGCACGGGGACCCTGTCCCAGAGCTACCAGTACGAGGTGTGTCTGAAGGGGGGCTCTGGGACCAGCGAGTTCAACTTTCTGAAGTCTGTTGCCTCCAATCACCAAGAGTCTGTAAATGATGTAGAGGAAAACTCAAACTTTATAAATGGTTTTGGATTCAATtag
- the LOC132517148 gene encoding protocadherin beta-15-like isoform X3, translating into MEAGGERFPKQRQVLILFLLLGVALAGWESRRYFVMEETESGSFVANLAKDLGLGVEELAAREARVVSEDNEPWLQLDLQTGELILSEKLDREEMCGPTDPCVMHFQVLLKKPLGVFRAELLVRDINDHSPEFPEREMTLKILETSPPGTVFPLKTAQDLDVGNNNIQNYNISHNSYFHVSTRNWGDGRKYPELVLDKELDREEQAELRLTLTALDGGSPPRSGTAQVRILVLDVNDNAPEFAQTHYQVQVPENSPVGTLVVKVSARDLDTGTNGEISYSLFDSSQEISTTFELSSISGEVRLIKKLDFETISSYELYIDASDGGGLSGKCSVSIEVMDVNDNSPELTISSLTNPIPENSPETEVALFRIRDRDSGDNGRMTCSIQDDLPFLLKPSAENFYTLVTNGALDRESKAQYNITITVTDMGTPRLKTEHNITVLVSDVNDNAPAFTQTSYTLSVRENNSPALHIGSVRATDRDAGANAQVTYSLLPPLDAHVPLASLVSINPDNGHLFALRSLDYEALRAFEFRVGAADRGSPALSSQALVRVLVADDNDNAPFVLYPLQNASAPCTELVPRAAEAGYLVTKVVAVDGDSGQNAWLSYQLLKATEPGLFGVWAHNGEVRTARLLSERDAAKHRLLVLVKDNGEPPLSASVTLHVLLVDGFSQPYLPAPEAEAADAAPAAPLTVYLVVALASVSSLFVFSVLLFVAVRLCRRDGGASVNRCSVPEGHFPGHLVDVSGTGTLSQSYQYEERTLSGTSDCSLFLERKMARELFLEASLSS; encoded by the exons ATGGAGGCCGGAGGGGAGCGCTTTCCTAAACAAAGGCAAGTCCTGATTCTCTTTCTCTTGCTGGGAGTGGCTCTAGCAGGCTGGGAATCCCGTCGCTATTTCGTGATGGAGGAAACTGAGAGCGGCTCCTTTGTGGCCAATCTTGCTAAGgacctggggctgggagtggaggaGCTAGCTGCGCGAGAAGCCCGGGTGGTCTCCGAGGACAACGAACCCTGGCTGCAGCTTGATCTACAGACTGGGGAGTTGATATTAAGTGAGAAACTGGACCGGGAAGAGATGTGCGGCCCCACAGATCCATGTGTAATGCATTTCCAAGTGTTACTGAAAAAACCACTGGGAGTATTTCGAGCTGAGCTACTGGTGAGAGACATAAACGATCATTCTCCTGAGTTTCCTGAAAGAGAAATGACGCTGAAAATCCTAGAGACTAGCCCTCCTGGGACCGTGTTTCCTCTGAAAACAGCCCAGGATTTGGACGTGGGCAACAACAACATCCAAAACTACAATATCAGTCACAACTCTTACTTCCATGTTTCCACCCGCAACTGGGGGGACGGCAGGAAATACCCAGAGCTGGTGCTGGACAAAGAGCTGGATCGCGAAGAGCAGGCCGAGCTCAGATTAACCCTCACAGCGCTGGATGGCGGCTCTCCGCCCAGGTCTGGCACCGCCCAGGTCCGAATCTTGGTCTTGGACGTTAATGACAACGCCCCTGAGTTTGCACAGACGCACTACCAGGTGCAGGTCCCAGAGAACAGCCCTGTAGGCACCCTAGTTGTCAAGGTCTCAGCTAGGGATTTGGACACTGGAACAAACGGAGAGATATCATATTCCCTTTTTGATAGTTCTCAAGAGATAAGCACAACTTTTGAGCTAAGCAGCATTTCAGGAGAAGTTCGACTAATTAAAAAACTAGATTTTGAGACAATATCCTCATATGAGCTGTATATAGATGCGTCTGATGGTGGGGGACTTTCTGGAAAATGCTCTGTCTCCattgaggtgatggatgttaatgaTAACTCCCCAGAACTAACTATTTCATCACTTACCAACCCCATTCCTGAAAATTCCCCCGAGACAGAAGTGGCCCTGTTTAGGATTCGAGACCGAGATTCAGGGGACAACGGAAGGATGACTTGCTCCATCCAGGATGATCTCCCCTTCCTCCTGAAACCATCTGCAGAGAACTTCTACACCCTAGTAACAAATGGGGCGCTGGACAGAGAGAGTAAAGCCCAATATAATATCACTATCACCGTCACAGATATGGGGACACCGAGACTGAAAACCGAGCACAACATAACCGTGCTGGTGTCCGACGTCAACGACAACGCCCCCGCCTTCACCCAGACCTCCTACACCCTGTCCGTCCGCGAGAACAACAGCCCCGCCCTGCACATCGGCAGCGTCCGCGCCACAGACAGAGACGCGGGCGCCAACGCCCAGGTCACCTACTCGCTGCTGCCGCCCCTCGACGCGCACGTGCCCCTGGCCTCCCTGGTGTCCATCAACCCGGACAACGGCCACCTGTTCGCCCTGAGGTCCCTGGACTACGAGGCCCTGCGGGCGTTCGAGTTCCGCGTGGGCGCCGCCGACCGCGGCTCGCCCGCGCTCAGCAGCCAGGCGCTGGTGCGCGTGCTCGTGGCGGACGACAACGACAACGCGCCCTTCGTGCTGTACCCGCTGCAGAACGCCTCGGCGCCCTGCACCGAGCTGGTGCCCAGGGCGGCCGAGGCGGGCTACCTGGTGACCAAGGTGGTGGCGGTGGACGGCGACTCGGGCCAGAACGCCTGGCTGTCGTACCAGCTGCTCAAGGCCACGGAGCCCGGGCTGTTCGGCGTGTGGGCGCACAACGGCGAGGTGCGCACGGCCCGGCTGCTGAGCGAGCGCGACGCGGCCAAGCACAGGCTGCTGGTGCTGGTCAAGGACAACGGCGAGCCGCCGCTCTCGGCCAGCGTCACGCTGCACGTGCTGCTGGTGGACGGCTTCTCGCAGCCCTACCTGCCGGCCCCGGAAGCGGAAGCGGCGGACGCGGCCCCGGCCGCCCCGCTCACCGTCTACCTGGTGGTGGCCTTGGCGTCGGTGTCGTCGCTCTTCGTCTTCTCGGTGCTGCTGTTCGTCGCGGTGCGGCTGTGCAGGAGGGACGGGGGGGCCTCGGTGAATCGCTGCTCGGTGCCCGAGGGCCACTTTCCGGGCCACCTGGTGGACGTCAGCGGCACGGGGACCCTGTCCCAGAGCTACCAGTACGAG GAAAGAACCTTGAGTGGTACATCTGACTGTTCACTTTTCTTGGAAAGAAAGATGGCCCGAG aACTCTTCCTGGAAGCTTCCCTCTCTTCTTGA
- the LOC132517148 gene encoding protocadherin beta-15-like isoform X1, which yields MEAGGERFPKQRQVLILFLLLGVALAGWESRRYFVMEETESGSFVANLAKDLGLGVEELAAREARVVSEDNEPWLQLDLQTGELILSEKLDREEMCGPTDPCVMHFQVLLKKPLGVFRAELLVRDINDHSPEFPEREMTLKILETSPPGTVFPLKTAQDLDVGNNNIQNYNISHNSYFHVSTRNWGDGRKYPELVLDKELDREEQAELRLTLTALDGGSPPRSGTAQVRILVLDVNDNAPEFAQTHYQVQVPENSPVGTLVVKVSARDLDTGTNGEISYSLFDSSQEISTTFELSSISGEVRLIKKLDFETISSYELYIDASDGGGLSGKCSVSIEVMDVNDNSPELTISSLTNPIPENSPETEVALFRIRDRDSGDNGRMTCSIQDDLPFLLKPSAENFYTLVTNGALDRESKAQYNITITVTDMGTPRLKTEHNITVLVSDVNDNAPAFTQTSYTLSVRENNSPALHIGSVRATDRDAGANAQVTYSLLPPLDAHVPLASLVSINPDNGHLFALRSLDYEALRAFEFRVGAADRGSPALSSQALVRVLVADDNDNAPFVLYPLQNASAPCTELVPRAAEAGYLVTKVVAVDGDSGQNAWLSYQLLKATEPGLFGVWAHNGEVRTARLLSERDAAKHRLLVLVKDNGEPPLSASVTLHVLLVDGFSQPYLPAPEAEAADAAPAAPLTVYLVVALASVSSLFVFSVLLFVAVRLCRRDGGASVNRCSVPEGHFPGHLVDVSGTGTLSQSYQYEVCLTGGSGSNEFKFLKPVFPNILESDLGRKSERSSTFQNNEFSSELQILGLEELLMTQHPNICLPLDDDIVLVNREFERKCIVELILLNQRKLSKGYVGEGVE from the exons ATGGAGGCCGGAGGGGAGCGCTTTCCTAAACAAAGGCAAGTCCTGATTCTCTTTCTCTTGCTGGGAGTGGCTCTAGCAGGCTGGGAATCCCGTCGCTATTTCGTGATGGAGGAAACTGAGAGCGGCTCCTTTGTGGCCAATCTTGCTAAGgacctggggctgggagtggaggaGCTAGCTGCGCGAGAAGCCCGGGTGGTCTCCGAGGACAACGAACCCTGGCTGCAGCTTGATCTACAGACTGGGGAGTTGATATTAAGTGAGAAACTGGACCGGGAAGAGATGTGCGGCCCCACAGATCCATGTGTAATGCATTTCCAAGTGTTACTGAAAAAACCACTGGGAGTATTTCGAGCTGAGCTACTGGTGAGAGACATAAACGATCATTCTCCTGAGTTTCCTGAAAGAGAAATGACGCTGAAAATCCTAGAGACTAGCCCTCCTGGGACCGTGTTTCCTCTGAAAACAGCCCAGGATTTGGACGTGGGCAACAACAACATCCAAAACTACAATATCAGTCACAACTCTTACTTCCATGTTTCCACCCGCAACTGGGGGGACGGCAGGAAATACCCAGAGCTGGTGCTGGACAAAGAGCTGGATCGCGAAGAGCAGGCCGAGCTCAGATTAACCCTCACAGCGCTGGATGGCGGCTCTCCGCCCAGGTCTGGCACCGCCCAGGTCCGAATCTTGGTCTTGGACGTTAATGACAACGCCCCTGAGTTTGCACAGACGCACTACCAGGTGCAGGTCCCAGAGAACAGCCCTGTAGGCACCCTAGTTGTCAAGGTCTCAGCTAGGGATTTGGACACTGGAACAAACGGAGAGATATCATATTCCCTTTTTGATAGTTCTCAAGAGATAAGCACAACTTTTGAGCTAAGCAGCATTTCAGGAGAAGTTCGACTAATTAAAAAACTAGATTTTGAGACAATATCCTCATATGAGCTGTATATAGATGCGTCTGATGGTGGGGGACTTTCTGGAAAATGCTCTGTCTCCattgaggtgatggatgttaatgaTAACTCCCCAGAACTAACTATTTCATCACTTACCAACCCCATTCCTGAAAATTCCCCCGAGACAGAAGTGGCCCTGTTTAGGATTCGAGACCGAGATTCAGGGGACAACGGAAGGATGACTTGCTCCATCCAGGATGATCTCCCCTTCCTCCTGAAACCATCTGCAGAGAACTTCTACACCCTAGTAACAAATGGGGCGCTGGACAGAGAGAGTAAAGCCCAATATAATATCACTATCACCGTCACAGATATGGGGACACCGAGACTGAAAACCGAGCACAACATAACCGTGCTGGTGTCCGACGTCAACGACAACGCCCCCGCCTTCACCCAGACCTCCTACACCCTGTCCGTCCGCGAGAACAACAGCCCCGCCCTGCACATCGGCAGCGTCCGCGCCACAGACAGAGACGCGGGCGCCAACGCCCAGGTCACCTACTCGCTGCTGCCGCCCCTCGACGCGCACGTGCCCCTGGCCTCCCTGGTGTCCATCAACCCGGACAACGGCCACCTGTTCGCCCTGAGGTCCCTGGACTACGAGGCCCTGCGGGCGTTCGAGTTCCGCGTGGGCGCCGCCGACCGCGGCTCGCCCGCGCTCAGCAGCCAGGCGCTGGTGCGCGTGCTCGTGGCGGACGACAACGACAACGCGCCCTTCGTGCTGTACCCGCTGCAGAACGCCTCGGCGCCCTGCACCGAGCTGGTGCCCAGGGCGGCCGAGGCGGGCTACCTGGTGACCAAGGTGGTGGCGGTGGACGGCGACTCGGGCCAGAACGCCTGGCTGTCGTACCAGCTGCTCAAGGCCACGGAGCCCGGGCTGTTCGGCGTGTGGGCGCACAACGGCGAGGTGCGCACGGCCCGGCTGCTGAGCGAGCGCGACGCGGCCAAGCACAGGCTGCTGGTGCTGGTCAAGGACAACGGCGAGCCGCCGCTCTCGGCCAGCGTCACGCTGCACGTGCTGCTGGTGGACGGCTTCTCGCAGCCCTACCTGCCGGCCCCGGAAGCGGAAGCGGCGGACGCGGCCCCGGCCGCCCCGCTCACCGTCTACCTGGTGGTGGCCTTGGCGTCGGTGTCGTCGCTCTTCGTCTTCTCGGTGCTGCTGTTCGTCGCGGTGCGGCTGTGCAGGAGGGACGGGGGGGCCTCGGTGAATCGCTGCTCGGTGCCCGAGGGCCACTTTCCGGGCCACCTGGTGGACGTCAGCGGCACGGGGACCCTGTCCCAGAGCTACCAGTACGAGGTGTGTCTGACGGGAGGCTCTGGGAGTAATGAGTTCAAATTCTTGAAGCCTGTCTTCCCCAATATTCTGGAATCGGACCTTGGGAGGAAGTCAGAAAGAAGTTCAACCTTCCAGAATA ATGAATTCTCAAGTGAGCTCCAAATTCTGGGCCTAGAGGAGCTTTTGATGACACAGCATCCCAATATCTGCTTGCCTTTGGATGATGACATTGTTCTGGTTAATAGggaatttgaaagaaaatgcatTGTAGAATTAATATTACTTAACCAAAGAAAGCTTAGTAAAGGATATGTTGGTGAGGGAGTTGAATGA
- the LOC132517148 gene encoding protocadherin beta-15-like isoform X2, translating into MEAGGERFPKQRQVLILFLLLGVALAGWESRRYFVMEETESGSFVANLAKDLGLGVEELAAREARVVSEDNEPWLQLDLQTGELILSEKLDREEMCGPTDPCVMHFQVLLKKPLGVFRAELLVRDINDHSPEFPEREMTLKILETSPPGTVFPLKTAQDLDVGNNNIQNYNISHNSYFHVSTRNWGDGRKYPELVLDKELDREEQAELRLTLTALDGGSPPRSGTAQVRILVLDVNDNAPEFAQTHYQVQVPENSPVGTLVVKVSARDLDTGTNGEISYSLFDSSQEISTTFELSSISGEVRLIKKLDFETISSYELYIDASDGGGLSGKCSVSIEVMDVNDNSPELTISSLTNPIPENSPETEVALFRIRDRDSGDNGRMTCSIQDDLPFLLKPSAENFYTLVTNGALDRESKAQYNITITVTDMGTPRLKTEHNITVLVSDVNDNAPAFTQTSYTLSVRENNSPALHIGSVRATDRDAGANAQVTYSLLPPLDAHVPLASLVSINPDNGHLFALRSLDYEALRAFEFRVGAADRGSPALSSQALVRVLVADDNDNAPFVLYPLQNASAPCTELVPRAAEAGYLVTKVVAVDGDSGQNAWLSYQLLKATEPGLFGVWAHNGEVRTARLLSERDAAKHRLLVLVKDNGEPPLSASVTLHVLLVDGFSQPYLPAPEAEAADAAPAAPLTVYLVVALASVSSLFVFSVLLFVAVRLCRRDGGASVNRCSVPEGHFPGHLVDVSGTGTLSQSYQYEVCLTGGSGSNEFKFLKPVFPNILESDLGRKSERSSTFQNS; encoded by the coding sequence ATGGAGGCCGGAGGGGAGCGCTTTCCTAAACAAAGGCAAGTCCTGATTCTCTTTCTCTTGCTGGGAGTGGCTCTAGCAGGCTGGGAATCCCGTCGCTATTTCGTGATGGAGGAAACTGAGAGCGGCTCCTTTGTGGCCAATCTTGCTAAGgacctggggctgggagtggaggaGCTAGCTGCGCGAGAAGCCCGGGTGGTCTCCGAGGACAACGAACCCTGGCTGCAGCTTGATCTACAGACTGGGGAGTTGATATTAAGTGAGAAACTGGACCGGGAAGAGATGTGCGGCCCCACAGATCCATGTGTAATGCATTTCCAAGTGTTACTGAAAAAACCACTGGGAGTATTTCGAGCTGAGCTACTGGTGAGAGACATAAACGATCATTCTCCTGAGTTTCCTGAAAGAGAAATGACGCTGAAAATCCTAGAGACTAGCCCTCCTGGGACCGTGTTTCCTCTGAAAACAGCCCAGGATTTGGACGTGGGCAACAACAACATCCAAAACTACAATATCAGTCACAACTCTTACTTCCATGTTTCCACCCGCAACTGGGGGGACGGCAGGAAATACCCAGAGCTGGTGCTGGACAAAGAGCTGGATCGCGAAGAGCAGGCCGAGCTCAGATTAACCCTCACAGCGCTGGATGGCGGCTCTCCGCCCAGGTCTGGCACCGCCCAGGTCCGAATCTTGGTCTTGGACGTTAATGACAACGCCCCTGAGTTTGCACAGACGCACTACCAGGTGCAGGTCCCAGAGAACAGCCCTGTAGGCACCCTAGTTGTCAAGGTCTCAGCTAGGGATTTGGACACTGGAACAAACGGAGAGATATCATATTCCCTTTTTGATAGTTCTCAAGAGATAAGCACAACTTTTGAGCTAAGCAGCATTTCAGGAGAAGTTCGACTAATTAAAAAACTAGATTTTGAGACAATATCCTCATATGAGCTGTATATAGATGCGTCTGATGGTGGGGGACTTTCTGGAAAATGCTCTGTCTCCattgaggtgatggatgttaatgaTAACTCCCCAGAACTAACTATTTCATCACTTACCAACCCCATTCCTGAAAATTCCCCCGAGACAGAAGTGGCCCTGTTTAGGATTCGAGACCGAGATTCAGGGGACAACGGAAGGATGACTTGCTCCATCCAGGATGATCTCCCCTTCCTCCTGAAACCATCTGCAGAGAACTTCTACACCCTAGTAACAAATGGGGCGCTGGACAGAGAGAGTAAAGCCCAATATAATATCACTATCACCGTCACAGATATGGGGACACCGAGACTGAAAACCGAGCACAACATAACCGTGCTGGTGTCCGACGTCAACGACAACGCCCCCGCCTTCACCCAGACCTCCTACACCCTGTCCGTCCGCGAGAACAACAGCCCCGCCCTGCACATCGGCAGCGTCCGCGCCACAGACAGAGACGCGGGCGCCAACGCCCAGGTCACCTACTCGCTGCTGCCGCCCCTCGACGCGCACGTGCCCCTGGCCTCCCTGGTGTCCATCAACCCGGACAACGGCCACCTGTTCGCCCTGAGGTCCCTGGACTACGAGGCCCTGCGGGCGTTCGAGTTCCGCGTGGGCGCCGCCGACCGCGGCTCGCCCGCGCTCAGCAGCCAGGCGCTGGTGCGCGTGCTCGTGGCGGACGACAACGACAACGCGCCCTTCGTGCTGTACCCGCTGCAGAACGCCTCGGCGCCCTGCACCGAGCTGGTGCCCAGGGCGGCCGAGGCGGGCTACCTGGTGACCAAGGTGGTGGCGGTGGACGGCGACTCGGGCCAGAACGCCTGGCTGTCGTACCAGCTGCTCAAGGCCACGGAGCCCGGGCTGTTCGGCGTGTGGGCGCACAACGGCGAGGTGCGCACGGCCCGGCTGCTGAGCGAGCGCGACGCGGCCAAGCACAGGCTGCTGGTGCTGGTCAAGGACAACGGCGAGCCGCCGCTCTCGGCCAGCGTCACGCTGCACGTGCTGCTGGTGGACGGCTTCTCGCAGCCCTACCTGCCGGCCCCGGAAGCGGAAGCGGCGGACGCGGCCCCGGCCGCCCCGCTCACCGTCTACCTGGTGGTGGCCTTGGCGTCGGTGTCGTCGCTCTTCGTCTTCTCGGTGCTGCTGTTCGTCGCGGTGCGGCTGTGCAGGAGGGACGGGGGGGCCTCGGTGAATCGCTGCTCGGTGCCCGAGGGCCACTTTCCGGGCCACCTGGTGGACGTCAGCGGCACGGGGACCCTGTCCCAGAGCTACCAGTACGAGGTGTGTCTGACGGGAGGCTCTGGGAGTAATGAGTTCAAATTCTTGAAGCCTGTCTTCCCCAATATTCTGGAATCGGACCTTGGGAGGAAGTCAGAAAGAAGTTCAACCTTCCAGAATAGTTAG